The window CGAAGACGAACTGTTCGCCAGCGCCGGCAAGCGCCTGAAAAGCCTGATGCGCGACGGCGTGACCACGGTCGAAATGAAATCTGGCTATGGCCTCGACCTGGCCAGTGAACGCAAGATCCTGCGCGTGATCCGTCGCCTCGGCGCCGAACTGCCGGTCAGCGTGCGCAGCACCTGCCTCGCCGCTCACGCGTTGCCGCCGGAATACGCGGATCGCGCCGACGACTACATCGATCACATCTGCGCTGACATGCTCCCGGCCCTGGCTGCCGAAGGGCTGGTGGATGCGGTGGACGCGTTCTGCGAATACCTGGCGTTTTCACCGGCACAGGTCGAGCGCGTGTTCATCACCGCGCAAGAGCTGGGCTTGCCGGTGAAGCTGCACGCCGAGCAATTGTCGTCCCTGCACGGGTCGAGCCTCGCCGCGCGTTACCACGCACTGTCCGCCGATCACCTGGAATTCATGACCGAAGACGACGCCATCGCCATGGCCAAATCCGGCACTGTCGCGGTGCTACTGCCGGGTGCGTTCTACTTCCTGCGCGAAACCCAGTTGCCGCCGATGGAGGCCCTGCGCAAACACGGCGTGAAAATCGCCATCGCCAGCGACCTCAACCCCGGCACTTCGCCGGCGCTGTCGCTGCGCTTGATGCTGAACATGGCCTGCACCTGTTTCCGCATGACCCCGGAAGAAGCCCTCG is drawn from Pseudomonas sp. 31-12 and contains these coding sequences:
- the hutI gene encoding imidazolonepropionase, giving the protein MKTLWQHCHVATMAQGVYSIIEDAAIVTSGAHIEWVGPRSELPAGEYPAVNDLKGAWVTPGLIDCHTHTVFGGNRSGEFEQRLQGVSYAEIAAAGGGIASTVRATRAATEDELFASAGKRLKSLMRDGVTTVEMKSGYGLDLASERKILRVIRRLGAELPVSVRSTCLAAHALPPEYADRADDYIDHICADMLPALAAEGLVDAVDAFCEYLAFSPAQVERVFITAQELGLPVKLHAEQLSSLHGSSLAARYHALSADHLEFMTEDDAIAMAKSGTVAVLLPGAFYFLRETQLPPMEALRKHGVKIAIASDLNPGTSPALSLRLMLNMACTCFRMTPEEALAGATIHAATALGMADTHGSLEAGKVADFVAWQIDRPADLSYWLGGDLEKRVVRHGVETSV